In Paenarthrobacter sp. GOM3, a single window of DNA contains:
- the hisN gene encoding histidinol-phosphatase, with the protein MTHPVSTYNDDLRLAHVLADSVDAQTMDRFKALDLQIETKPDLTPVTDADKAAEEAIRGQLSRSRPRDAVLGEEFGSSGHGSRRWIIDPIDGTKNFVRGVPVWATLIALVDEGEPVVGVVSAPALGKRWWAAKDMGAYMGRSLASATRLKVSNVSRLADASMSYSSLSGWKERGNLDEFMGLTEDIWRTRAYGDFWSYCLVAEGAVDIACEPELNLYDMAALVPIVTEAGGRFTSLEGEDGPFGGNALATNSILHSEVLKRLNPGLDDLL; encoded by the coding sequence ATGACCCATCCCGTTTCCACCTACAACGATGACCTGCGCCTCGCCCACGTCCTCGCCGACTCAGTAGATGCCCAGACCATGGATCGCTTCAAGGCGCTGGATCTGCAGATCGAAACCAAGCCGGACCTCACACCCGTCACAGATGCGGACAAGGCCGCCGAGGAAGCGATTCGCGGCCAGTTGTCCCGTTCCCGGCCCCGCGACGCCGTCCTGGGCGAGGAGTTCGGCAGCAGCGGGCACGGCTCGCGTCGTTGGATCATCGACCCCATTGATGGCACCAAGAACTTCGTTCGCGGCGTTCCGGTATGGGCAACGTTAATCGCGCTCGTCGATGAAGGCGAACCTGTGGTGGGCGTAGTGAGCGCCCCCGCACTGGGCAAACGGTGGTGGGCAGCCAAGGACATGGGTGCGTACATGGGCCGCTCGCTCGCCTCTGCCACACGCCTGAAAGTTTCCAACGTCTCCCGGTTGGCCGACGCCTCAATGTCCTACTCGAGCCTGTCCGGGTGGAAGGAACGCGGCAACCTGGATGAATTCATGGGACTCACCGAGGACATCTGGCGTACGCGCGCTTACGGGGATTTTTGGTCCTACTGCCTCGTCGCCGAGGGCGCCGTGGACATCGCATGCGAACCTGAGCTGAATCTCTACGACATGGCAGCCCTGGTGCCCATCGTCACTGAAGCCGGTGGACGCTTCACGTCGCTGGAAGGTGAAGACGGCCCGTTCGGTGGCAACGCGTTGGCCACGAACTCCATCCTGCATTCAGAAGTCCTCAAACGGCTGAACCCCGGACTGGACGACCTCCTCTAA
- the rsgA gene encoding ribosome small subunit-dependent GTPase A has translation MARDARSWDESDVRIRPNKKGSRPRTKDRPSHDDAVIGRIITVDRGRYRAIVGEDSDNERLVIAARARELRRNPVVPGDFVALVGDVSGSPDTLARLVRVEERRTLLRRSADDTDPIERVVVANADQLVVVVAAANPEPRTGFIDRALVAAYDAGIEPLLLITKADVKDPAELLANYLSLDFPVIISRTADSEAGGIDARSDDGLSARLDRDAVAQLRSHLGGKVTVMLGHSGVGKSTMVNALTGAERATGGVNAVTGRGRHTSSSALALKLDDAPSGSWIIDTPGIRSFGLAHVDPDRILRSFPDLEPGTEACERGCKHDATAINCGLDAWVNEGHAGPSGVARLASLRRLLGADPRLEAKEAKELGTVN, from the coding sequence ATGGCCCGCGACGCACGCTCCTGGGATGAGTCCGACGTCCGTATCCGTCCCAACAAAAAAGGGTCACGGCCCAGGACCAAAGACCGCCCAAGCCACGATGACGCCGTCATTGGCCGCATCATCACCGTAGACCGGGGCCGGTACAGGGCAATTGTCGGGGAGGACTCCGACAACGAGCGCCTGGTCATCGCGGCACGGGCCCGTGAATTGCGGCGTAATCCCGTGGTCCCGGGTGACTTCGTCGCCTTGGTGGGCGACGTCTCCGGATCCCCGGATACCCTTGCCCGCCTGGTCCGCGTGGAAGAACGCAGGACGCTCCTGCGCCGCAGCGCTGACGACACCGATCCGATTGAACGCGTCGTAGTGGCCAACGCCGATCAACTTGTGGTGGTTGTGGCGGCGGCAAACCCCGAACCGCGGACCGGCTTCATCGACCGCGCCCTGGTGGCAGCATACGACGCCGGCATCGAGCCGTTGCTGCTCATCACCAAGGCGGACGTCAAGGACCCGGCGGAATTGCTCGCCAACTACCTCAGCCTGGACTTCCCCGTGATCATCAGCCGGACAGCCGACTCAGAGGCCGGCGGTATTGACGCCCGCTCCGACGACGGCTTGTCCGCCCGGCTCGATCGGGACGCCGTCGCGCAGCTCCGCTCCCACCTTGGCGGAAAAGTAACTGTCATGCTCGGCCATTCAGGCGTGGGCAAGTCCACCATGGTCAACGCACTCACGGGAGCCGAGCGCGCCACCGGCGGCGTGAACGCCGTGACGGGTCGCGGCAGGCACACCTCGTCGTCGGCGCTGGCGCTTAAACTCGACGATGCCCCCTCGGGAAGCTGGATCATCGATACACCCGGTATCCGCTCCTTCGGTTTGGCCCACGTGGATCCGGACCGGATCCTGCGTTCCTTCCCCGACCTGGAGCCCGGCACGGAAGCCTGCGAACGCGGCTGCAAGCATGACGCCACCGCAATCAACTGCGGCCTGGACGCGTGGGTAAACGAAGGGCACGCCGGGCCGTCAGGCGTTGCCCGCCTTGCCTCGCTGCGTCGCTTGCTCGGTGCTGATCCCAGGCTTGAAGCAAAAGAGGCCAAGGAATTGGGCACCGTCAACTGA
- a CDS encoding S1C family serine protease, with protein sequence MSTEPEFEQQIPDEDEALDAYSRLVIRVAESVTPHVAAIEMTSTGRRGQVRVGSGSAVVFTGDGYLLTNAHVVAGIQSGRAVFADGKHTDVELVGADPLSDLAVVRGLKSTPPPALLGNADSLRVGQLVIAVGNPLGLAGSVTAGVVSGLGRSIPVRAGEHRRVIEDVIQTDAALNPGNSGGALADTRGRIVGINTAVAGLGLGLAVPINRTTQRIIASLLRDGRVRRAYLGLVSTPIPLDASAVVRTGQKEGLRVVEVIAGSPAERSGLQPGDLVLRAQGRAVSSAESLQKLLFEEAIGEPFPLTVLREGRTFQLIAVPSEMSQQPG encoded by the coding sequence ATGAGTACGGAGCCTGAGTTTGAACAGCAAATCCCGGACGAAGACGAGGCCCTGGACGCGTATTCGCGGCTCGTCATCAGGGTGGCCGAGTCCGTTACACCACACGTTGCTGCCATCGAGATGACAAGCACAGGACGTCGTGGTCAGGTGCGTGTGGGAAGCGGATCCGCCGTCGTCTTTACCGGCGATGGGTATCTGTTGACGAATGCCCACGTCGTGGCGGGCATCCAGTCGGGCAGGGCCGTCTTCGCCGATGGCAAGCACACAGACGTGGAGCTGGTGGGAGCGGATCCCTTGTCCGACCTGGCCGTGGTCCGTGGGCTGAAGTCGACGCCGCCTCCGGCGCTGTTGGGCAACGCAGACTCTTTGCGTGTGGGACAGTTGGTGATTGCCGTGGGCAATCCGCTCGGTCTGGCGGGTTCCGTGACTGCCGGTGTGGTCAGTGGTCTGGGCCGCTCCATCCCTGTCCGGGCGGGGGAACACCGGCGGGTGATTGAGGATGTCATTCAGACCGATGCTGCGCTGAATCCAGGGAATTCCGGTGGGGCATTGGCTGATACCAGGGGCCGCATAGTTGGCATCAACACCGCTGTCGCCGGACTTGGGCTCGGGTTGGCTGTTCCCATCAACAGGACGACACAGAGGATCATTGCCTCGTTGCTGAGGGATGGCCGGGTGCGACGCGCCTATCTGGGCCTGGTCAGCACTCCGATTCCCCTTGATGCCAGCGCCGTGGTGCGCACGGGCCAGAAGGAGGGCCTGCGCGTCGTCGAGGTGATAGCAGGATCTCCTGCGGAACGGTCCGGACTCCAGCCAGGAGACCTGGTGCTGCGTGCCCAGGGGCGGGCGGTGTCCAGCGCGGAGAGCCTCCAAAAGCTGCTCTTTGAGGAGGCTATTGGCGAGCCATTCCCCCTCACCGTGCTGCGGGAGGGCCGAACGTTCCAACTCATAGCGGTGCCGTCGGAAATGAGCCAGCAGCCGGGTTAG
- a CDS encoding M23 family metallopeptidase — MTTLDPTSLRRRLASGQARILGAVLAVGLAVSLLSGAPTAQADNLDDQQAALEAESARVQASLEFVDANIAKAAGDLVIYQGRLPGAQQALLEAQGRVASAVKEVEALAARVELAQQNKAKITEQLESDKQKITDTKKLIGQIASQAYKSGGVPTNIALLFGSSESGSLTESMDLADQAMRSQNAAMTKLTQQNATNVNSQARLVAVEEEIQDLKAKADAALEREKSARDEAASKKAEVDKLIEDTTRLNGQLQAAKPGIEANLARVKSEQDSVAAEIVERDRKLREAWEAEQRRIAAEAAAAAAAAAAAQGKPAPPEQPYVPPAVGSPSAFGLRHPFASAVPITSGFGWRATPPGTIDFYGTGGYMHTGIDFGAACGTPVYAAAAGEVFNSGWNSADGGGWRVKISHGVVQGNSLTTIYYHNSSIVVANGQQVSAGQLIAYSGSTGNSTGCHAHFETWLNGSAVDPMNLL; from the coding sequence ATGACCACGTTGGACCCGACCTCCCTGCGTCGGCGACTTGCGTCCGGCCAAGCTCGGATTCTGGGTGCTGTCCTTGCCGTGGGCCTGGCTGTCAGCCTCCTGTCGGGTGCCCCGACAGCGCAGGCCGACAACCTGGATGATCAGCAGGCTGCCCTCGAAGCGGAATCAGCCCGGGTCCAGGCCTCCCTTGAGTTCGTTGATGCGAATATCGCGAAGGCTGCCGGTGACTTGGTGATCTACCAAGGCCGCCTCCCGGGTGCCCAGCAGGCGCTGCTGGAAGCACAGGGCCGGGTTGCAAGCGCAGTCAAGGAAGTCGAAGCATTGGCTGCCAGGGTTGAGCTTGCCCAGCAGAACAAGGCGAAGATTACCGAGCAGCTGGAAAGTGATAAGCAGAAAATCACTGACACCAAAAAGCTGATCGGGCAGATTGCGTCACAGGCGTACAAATCAGGCGGCGTGCCGACCAACATTGCCCTTTTGTTCGGGTCCAGTGAATCCGGAAGCCTGACCGAGTCCATGGATTTGGCTGACCAGGCCATGCGCAGCCAAAACGCTGCGATGACCAAACTGACCCAACAGAACGCCACCAACGTGAACTCACAGGCACGGCTGGTTGCAGTCGAAGAGGAAATCCAGGACCTGAAGGCAAAGGCAGATGCCGCGCTGGAGCGGGAAAAGTCGGCGCGGGATGAGGCTGCGAGCAAGAAAGCCGAAGTCGACAAGCTGATCGAAGACACCACCCGCCTGAATGGTCAACTGCAAGCGGCCAAGCCCGGGATTGAAGCCAACCTTGCGCGGGTGAAGTCCGAGCAGGACAGCGTTGCGGCTGAAATCGTGGAGCGGGACCGCAAGTTGCGGGAAGCGTGGGAAGCGGAGCAGCGGCGGATTGCTGCGGAAGCTGCTGCCGCTGCGGCCGCGGCTGCGGCAGCACAAGGCAAGCCGGCGCCCCCGGAGCAGCCATATGTTCCGCCGGCAGTGGGATCGCCCTCAGCCTTCGGTTTGCGGCACCCCTTCGCCAGCGCTGTACCCATCACGTCAGGTTTCGGTTGGCGGGCCACGCCGCCGGGCACCATCGACTTCTACGGCACGGGTGGTTACATGCACACCGGTATCGACTTCGGTGCGGCGTGCGGCACCCCTGTCTATGCGGCCGCGGCAGGCGAGGTCTTCAACTCCGGCTGGAACTCAGCAGACGGAGGCGGCTGGCGCGTGAAGATTTCCCACGGCGTTGTCCAGGGCAACTCGCTGACCACCATTTACTATCACAACAGCAGCATTGTGGTTGCCAACGGTCAGCAAGTCTCAGCGGGGCAACTCATTGCCTACTCGGGAAGCACCGGTAACTCCACTGGTTGCCACGCCCACTTCGAAACCTGGCTGAATGGTTCGGCAGTGGATCCCATGAACCTTCTCTAA
- a CDS encoding class I SAM-dependent methyltransferase — MKELRVSTPSPGAAHSTAGIPGPAGPRGPKLHATRRHELGQSFQDGGEHYDRVRPGYPMDSLEWILPHGARTAADIGAGTGKFTSLLLQRDLEVAAVDPSRDMLEQLRKSYPQVNSLVGTAEATGLTDSAFDVVSVAQAWHWCDPLLASTEIARILRPGGTLGLVWNQLDTSIPWVHRLSRIMHAGDVHKPGFRPVIGPEFHGLERHLTSWEDPLTPEDIMELAKSRSYYLRASEATRAKVMGNLQWYLHEHLGHATGETVPVPYVTQTWRALKVQDALPR, encoded by the coding sequence ATGAAGGAGCTCCGCGTGTCCACGCCGTCCCCGGGAGCCGCCCACAGTACGGCAGGCATTCCCGGACCAGCAGGACCGAGGGGTCCCAAGCTCCACGCCACCCGCAGGCACGAACTCGGCCAAAGCTTCCAGGACGGCGGGGAGCACTATGACCGCGTGCGCCCCGGATACCCCATGGACTCCTTGGAGTGGATCCTGCCGCACGGGGCCCGGACAGCGGCCGACATCGGGGCGGGTACCGGCAAGTTCACCTCCCTCCTCCTCCAGCGGGACCTGGAGGTTGCCGCCGTCGATCCTTCCCGGGACATGCTGGAACAACTTCGCAAAAGCTACCCGCAGGTCAACTCACTGGTGGGAACAGCCGAGGCAACAGGGCTGACGGACTCAGCATTCGACGTCGTCAGCGTTGCCCAGGCCTGGCACTGGTGCGATCCCCTCCTCGCCAGCACGGAAATCGCACGGATCCTCAGGCCCGGAGGAACATTGGGCCTGGTTTGGAACCAGTTGGACACGTCCATTCCATGGGTGCACCGGCTGTCCCGGATCATGCACGCAGGGGACGTCCACAAACCGGGATTCCGGCCAGTCATCGGCCCGGAGTTCCATGGCCTGGAGCGCCACCTGACGTCATGGGAGGATCCCCTGACCCCGGAAGACATCATGGAGCTGGCGAAGTCACGCAGTTACTACCTCCGCGCCAGCGAGGCCACCCGGGCGAAAGTCATGGGGAACCTCCAGTGGTACCTCCACGAGCACCTTGGACATGCGACAGGCGAAACAGTCCCCGTGCCCTACGTGACGCAAACGTGGCGTGCACTCAAGGTCCAGGACGCGCTGCCACGGTAG
- a CDS encoding aminotransferase class V-fold PLP-dependent enzyme produces MSTVTLNANTIPSFAEATTAPVAAARPLAAVTGAELQAPLIQGGHVRYANLDYGASAPALTIVSAYLNEVLPYYASVHRGAGFASQISTSVYENSRNIVREFVGGRADDSVIFTRNTTDSLNLLAGCLPVVDGQAAGEVLYLDIEHHANLLPWQGVPHRSVVAAPTLAASLDKLRSELAQGGVSLLAVTGASNVTGEILPIVQLASLAHEFGARIVVDAAQLAPHRRINIAEADVDYVVFSGHKLYAPFGAGVVVGRPDWLDAGVPHLAGGGAVREARLDSVSWATGPARHEGGSPNVLGAATLARATQVLAGLDEQEWHAHEAAIRSYLVEGLEAIEGVSVHKIFTDSVDTIGVVNFSVEGFDAGLVAAYLAAEHGVGLRDGRFCAHPLLKRLGLPSGSLRASFGVGSRLEDATRLLTGIEELKRNGLGWDYVVDEGRWVPANDHRSYPEWAPNTPGTAGAAPCTVD; encoded by the coding sequence ATGAGCACCGTTACGTTGAACGCCAACACCATTCCGTCTTTTGCCGAGGCAACCACGGCACCCGTAGCAGCAGCACGGCCGCTGGCCGCTGTTACCGGCGCAGAGTTGCAGGCCCCCCTGATCCAGGGCGGCCACGTCCGTTACGCCAACCTTGACTACGGCGCATCAGCACCGGCCCTGACCATTGTTTCGGCGTACCTCAACGAAGTACTGCCTTATTACGCCAGCGTCCACCGTGGTGCGGGTTTCGCGTCGCAAATCAGCACATCCGTCTACGAGAATTCACGGAACATCGTGCGTGAATTCGTTGGCGGGCGGGCTGATGATTCCGTGATTTTCACCAGAAACACGACGGACTCCCTGAACTTGCTGGCCGGATGCCTTCCCGTGGTTGATGGCCAGGCAGCGGGCGAGGTCCTGTACCTGGACATCGAACACCACGCCAACCTGCTGCCCTGGCAAGGTGTGCCCCACCGAAGCGTCGTCGCCGCCCCTACACTTGCCGCTAGCTTGGACAAACTCCGCAGCGAACTCGCCCAAGGCGGCGTGAGCCTGCTGGCGGTCACCGGCGCCTCGAACGTCACCGGTGAAATCCTCCCCATCGTCCAACTCGCCTCCCTGGCCCACGAATTCGGCGCACGGATCGTGGTGGACGCCGCGCAGCTTGCACCGCACCGCCGCATCAACATCGCCGAAGCGGACGTCGATTATGTCGTGTTCTCGGGTCACAAGCTCTACGCTCCGTTCGGCGCGGGAGTCGTTGTGGGGCGCCCTGACTGGCTCGACGCCGGGGTCCCCCACCTGGCTGGCGGCGGAGCCGTCCGTGAAGCCCGGTTGGATTCGGTCAGCTGGGCTACCGGCCCGGCCCGCCATGAGGGCGGTTCTCCCAACGTCCTGGGAGCGGCCACCCTGGCACGTGCCACACAGGTCCTGGCCGGCCTGGACGAGCAGGAATGGCATGCCCACGAGGCGGCCATCCGTTCCTACCTGGTTGAAGGCCTGGAAGCGATCGAAGGCGTCTCGGTCCACAAAATCTTCACCGATTCCGTCGACACGATCGGCGTGGTCAACTTCTCCGTGGAAGGGTTCGACGCCGGTTTGGTCGCCGCCTACCTCGCGGCGGAGCACGGCGTCGGCCTTCGGGACGGCCGTTTCTGCGCCCACCCGCTGCTTAAGCGCCTGGGGCTCCCTTCAGGTTCGCTGCGGGCAAGCTTCGGCGTCGGCTCCCGGTTGGAGGACGCCACCCGGTTGCTGACAGGAATCGAAGAACTCAAGCGCAATGGACTTGGCTGGGACTACGTGGTGGACGAAGGCCGCTGGGTGCCCGCGAACGACCACCGGAGCTACCCCGAATGGGCGCCCAACACTCCGGGCACGGCAGGCGCAGCGCCCTGCACGGTGGACTAG
- a CDS encoding metal-dependent transcriptional regulator, whose protein sequence is MKTSTPSSSIEDYVKVIYSYTEWQDKPITSSQLAQRLGVANSSVSEMVRKLKDQGLVDHQPYSAIRLTSEGMRLALSMVRRHRLIETYLVEELGYSWDEVHDEAEMLEHAVTDTFIERMSAKLGHPVRDPHGDPIPSADGTVELPHAYQMIELDQGHAGRITRISDENPDLLRYLAAQDIALDAPVEVMGRKPFGGALVVKIGSGPDRREFDLADEVASALWVQSAGVHPGCVLPAT, encoded by the coding sequence GTGAAGACCAGTACGCCATCCTCCTCGATCGAGGACTACGTCAAGGTCATCTACTCCTACACGGAGTGGCAGGACAAGCCGATCACTTCCTCCCAGCTCGCCCAGAGGCTGGGCGTGGCCAACTCCTCCGTCTCGGAAATGGTCCGCAAGCTCAAGGACCAGGGCTTGGTGGACCACCAGCCGTACAGCGCCATACGGCTGACGTCCGAAGGCATGCGCCTTGCCTTATCCATGGTCCGTCGGCATCGGCTCATCGAGACGTACCTTGTGGAGGAACTGGGCTACAGCTGGGATGAGGTCCACGACGAAGCCGAAATGCTGGAGCATGCGGTGACCGATACCTTCATTGAACGCATGTCCGCCAAGCTTGGGCACCCCGTCCGGGATCCGCACGGCGACCCAATTCCGTCCGCCGACGGCACGGTGGAATTGCCGCACGCGTACCAAATGATCGAGCTGGACCAAGGCCACGCCGGCAGGATCACCCGCATCAGCGACGAAAACCCCGATCTCCTTCGTTACCTGGCCGCCCAGGACATCGCGCTGGACGCCCCCGTTGAAGTTATGGGGCGCAAGCCCTTCGGCGGGGCACTGGTGGTAAAGATCGGCAGCGGACCGGACCGCCGTGAGTTTGACCTGGCCGACGAAGTCGCATCGGCCCTCTGGGTGCAGAGCGCCGGAGTCCATCCAGGGTGCGTTCTCCCAGCCACCTGA
- a CDS encoding MFS transporter: MLMTDVAAVHPSTPLQKRVLVVAIVASFIAILDGFVVNLALPAIGRELGGGLVIQQWVVDAYLLTLGALILVAGSLSDHFGRARILEWGLAGFALTSVMCGLAWTGEVLVISRALQGIAGALLVPSSLAMIITSFSGPAQSKAIGQWSGWTSAAAIVGPLIGGVSVDMLSWRVIFFINVVPAALIWPMLAGLRASDAARDKSKKIDYLGAFLAMVGLGGPVYAFIEQGRMGWASPLVWAPLVVGAVALALFLVHEARTAQPMLPLRLFAIRNFGWGNVATLAIYGAISLGFFVLGIYLQQVGGMGATMAGIALLPGTVILMLCASYFGGLAGKYGPRWFMTAGPVLCGVGFLMALAVQEPLNYWTQVLPGQIVFGVGLATLVAPLTAAILGAVPTEEAGIGSAVNNAVARIAGLITIAFAGVIVGPVFTRQGLDNALLVTAALFLIGAMASAVGIRNPPREAAASAGSVTDAASDDGGPASQRS, translated from the coding sequence GTGCTCATGACTGACGTAGCCGCTGTGCATCCGAGCACCCCGCTCCAAAAACGCGTGCTGGTGGTGGCAATCGTGGCTTCGTTCATTGCCATCCTTGATGGTTTTGTGGTGAATCTCGCACTTCCCGCCATCGGACGGGAACTGGGCGGCGGCCTGGTCATCCAGCAATGGGTGGTGGACGCCTACCTGCTGACTTTGGGTGCCCTGATCCTCGTGGCCGGCTCTTTGTCCGACCATTTCGGCAGGGCCAGGATCCTGGAATGGGGCCTGGCGGGTTTCGCGTTGACGTCCGTCATGTGCGGGCTGGCGTGGACCGGGGAAGTGCTTGTGATTTCACGGGCCCTGCAGGGGATTGCCGGGGCGCTCCTGGTGCCGAGTTCGCTGGCCATGATCATCACGTCGTTCTCCGGCCCTGCCCAGTCCAAGGCCATCGGTCAGTGGTCCGGGTGGACCAGCGCGGCTGCGATTGTGGGGCCGCTCATCGGCGGTGTTTCCGTTGACATGCTTTCCTGGCGGGTCATCTTCTTCATCAACGTTGTCCCTGCAGCCCTGATTTGGCCCATGCTGGCAGGCTTGCGCGCAAGTGACGCCGCACGGGACAAGAGCAAGAAAATCGACTACCTCGGGGCTTTCCTCGCTATGGTCGGCCTGGGTGGCCCCGTGTATGCCTTCATCGAGCAGGGCAGGATGGGCTGGGCGAGCCCGCTGGTGTGGGCTCCGTTGGTGGTTGGTGCGGTTGCGCTGGCGCTGTTCCTCGTCCACGAGGCCAGGACGGCCCAACCCATGCTGCCCCTCAGGCTATTCGCCATCCGCAATTTTGGGTGGGGCAATGTGGCTACCTTGGCTATTTATGGCGCGATTTCGCTGGGGTTCTTCGTCCTGGGCATCTACCTCCAGCAGGTGGGCGGCATGGGTGCGACGATGGCCGGCATTGCATTGCTTCCGGGTACGGTCATCCTGATGCTGTGCGCGTCCTATTTTGGCGGCTTGGCCGGCAAATATGGGCCGCGATGGTTCATGACGGCGGGTCCGGTGTTGTGTGGCGTGGGCTTCCTGATGGCTTTGGCAGTCCAGGAGCCCCTCAACTACTGGACGCAGGTGCTTCCCGGCCAGATTGTCTTTGGTGTGGGTTTGGCAACGCTGGTGGCTCCCCTGACGGCGGCGATACTTGGGGCGGTGCCCACCGAGGAAGCCGGTATAGGTTCGGCCGTCAACAACGCAGTAGCGCGCATTGCCGGCCTGATCACGATCGCTTTCGCCGGGGTGATCGTCGGACCGGTGTTCACCCGGCAGGGCCTCGACAACGCCCTGCTGGTCACCGCGGCCCTTTTCCTCATCGGGGCGATGGCGTCCGCGGTCGGCATCCGGAATCCGCCGCGTGAGGCGGCCGCTTCTGCAGGAAGCGTTACTGATGCGGCGTCCGACGACGGCGGGCCCGCCAGCCAGCGCAGCTAG
- the smpB gene encoding SsrA-binding protein SmpB, translating into MPKESGRKVVATNRKARHNYHVLDTYEAGIALMGTEVKSLREGHASMVDGFCTFYNDELWMEGIHIPEYNQGSWTNHAARRRRKLLLHREELDKISQKIRESGFTVVPLQLYFLDGRAKVEIALARGKKDYDKRQTLREQQDKRESLRELRERNRR; encoded by the coding sequence GTGCCCAAGGAAAGTGGCCGTAAGGTAGTGGCCACCAATCGGAAGGCCCGGCATAACTACCATGTCCTGGACACCTATGAGGCAGGCATTGCCCTCATGGGAACAGAAGTGAAGTCCCTTCGTGAGGGCCATGCCTCAATGGTGGACGGCTTCTGTACCTTCTACAATGACGAACTGTGGATGGAGGGTATCCACATTCCCGAGTACAACCAGGGGAGCTGGACCAACCATGCCGCGCGCCGGCGTCGTAAGCTCCTGCTGCACCGGGAAGAACTGGACAAGATTTCGCAGAAGATCCGCGAGTCCGGCTTCACGGTGGTCCCGCTTCAGCTGTATTTCCTGGACGGGCGGGCCAAGGTGGAAATCGCCCTTGCCCGCGGTAAGAAGGACTACGACAAGCGGCAAACCCTCCGTGAGCAGCAGGACAAGCGTGAATCCCTGCGTGAACTGCGGGAACGCAACCGACGCTAG
- the aroA gene encoding 3-phosphoshikimate 1-carboxyvinyltransferase, with amino-acid sequence MTGTTPANTDPTATRTELPLWSAPYARGPVNASVTVPGSKSLTNRYLVLAALADGPSRLRAPLHSRDSALMIQALRQLGATVTEEPGDGDYGPDLLITPLDPQATSAETAIDCGLAGTVMRFVPPLAALRRGATVFDGDPHARNRPMDTIIEALVALGVPVAAEGGRTPSALPFTVEGTGEVRGGHLVIDASASSQFVSALLLVGARFTEGLHLEHVGKPVPSLDHISMTVATLRSVGVSVDDSVPNHWRVSPGPINAFDQRIEQDLSNAGPFLAAALATKGTVSIPNWPSGTTQVGDMWRSILATMGAEVSLQDGTLTVTGGQEIKGADFDETSELAPTVAALCALAASPSRLTGIAHLRGHETDRLAALVAEINRLGGDAEETADGLVIRPAALHAGVVHSYADHRMATAGAILGLAVEGVKVEDIATTSKTMPEFPDMWVRMLESAGAEEAGN; translated from the coding sequence TACCTGGTGCTGGCGGCTTTGGCGGACGGCCCGTCACGCCTGCGGGCTCCCCTGCATTCCCGCGACTCTGCCCTGATGATCCAGGCGCTCCGGCAGCTTGGCGCTACGGTCACCGAAGAACCCGGTGACGGCGACTACGGACCCGATCTTTTGATCACACCATTGGATCCCCAGGCGACCAGCGCAGAAACTGCGATCGATTGCGGGCTGGCTGGAACGGTGATGCGTTTTGTTCCGCCGCTCGCCGCGTTGCGCCGCGGGGCTACCGTTTTCGACGGCGACCCGCACGCACGCAACCGGCCCATGGACACCATCATCGAGGCACTGGTTGCGCTGGGCGTTCCGGTCGCAGCTGAAGGCGGCAGGACGCCGTCGGCCCTTCCGTTCACCGTGGAGGGCACCGGCGAGGTGCGGGGCGGCCACCTGGTAATCGATGCCAGCGCTTCGTCGCAGTTCGTGTCCGCCTTGCTGCTGGTGGGTGCTCGATTCACCGAGGGTCTTCACCTGGAGCACGTTGGCAAGCCCGTTCCGAGCCTCGACCACATCTCAATGACCGTGGCCACCCTCCGCAGCGTAGGGGTCTCCGTGGACGATTCGGTGCCCAACCATTGGCGGGTCTCCCCCGGCCCCATCAACGCCTTCGACCAGCGGATTGAGCAGGACCTTTCCAACGCCGGCCCCTTCCTGGCAGCCGCGTTGGCTACCAAGGGAACCGTCAGCATTCCCAATTGGCCATCCGGCACCACCCAGGTAGGCGACATGTGGCGGAGCATCCTCGCCACGATGGGAGCTGAAGTCAGTCTTCAGGACGGGACCCTCACGGTAACCGGCGGGCAAGAGATCAAGGGCGCGGACTTCGACGAGACCAGCGAACTCGCACCCACCGTTGCCGCGCTTTGCGCACTGGCAGCCAGCCCCTCGCGGCTCACTGGCATCGCCCACCTTCGTGGCCACGAGACTGATCGGCTCGCTGCCTTGGTGGCCGAGATCAACAGGCTGGGCGGTGACGCTGAGGAAACGGCGGACGGCCTGGTTATCCGGCCAGCCGCCCTGCATGCCGGCGTGGTGCACAGCTACGCAGACCACCGCATGGCCACAGCGGGAGCGATCCTTGGCCTCGCCGTCGAAGGCGTCAAGGTGGAAGACATCGCCACCACCTCGAAGACCATGCCGGAATTCCCGGACATGTGGGTGCGGATGCTCGAATCTGCCGGCGCGGAAGAGGCCGGCAACTGA